The following is a genomic window from Citrifermentans bemidjiense Bem.
GACGTCATGCTCAAAGAGGGGCGTCCACTGGTGCTGGTGCCGCGCGAGACCCCCTTCAACGCGATTCACCTCGAGCACATGCTGAAGCTGGCCCGGCTCGGGGTGCGCATAGTGCCGGCCATGCCCGGCTTCTACCACGATCCCGAGACCATAGAAGACCTGGTCGATTTCGTGGCCGGAAAGGTGCTGGACGCAGTGCAGGTGGAGCACACGCTCTTCAGGCGCTGGGGAAGCCGGCCGTAAACGAAAAAGGAAAGAACCATGACTTTTGCCACCATAGCGGAGAAGGTGCGGGCGGGCGGACGCATCACGGAGCCAGAGGCGCTCGTGCTTTTCGAGCACCCGGACCTCCTGGCGCTCGGAGAGCTGGCCCAGTCCGTCAACGAGCGGCGCAACGGGAAGAGGGTTTTCTTCAACGTCAACCGCCACATCAACCACACCAATATCTGCGTGAACCGTTGCCGCTTCTGCGCCTTCTTCCGCAAAGCCGGCGACCCAGGCGCCTACCTGATGACTCTGGACGAGGTCCGCGGCCGTGCCGAAGAGGCGGTCAAGGAAGGGGCCACCGAGATCCACGTGGTGGGAGGCCTCCACCCGGAGCTCCCCTTCGAGTTCTACTTGGAGCTCCTTGCCACCGTCAAGGCGGTCTCCCCGGCGCTGCACGTGAAAGCCTTCACCGCAGTGGAGATCGCTTATCTGGCTAAACTCTCCGGCCTTGGCATCCCGGCCACCCTGGAGAAGCTGAAGGAGGCGGGGCTCGGCTCACTTCCCGGCGGCGGCGCCGAGATCTTCGCGCCGGAGATCCGCAACCAGCTTTGCCCGGAAAAGATCAGCGGCGCGGCCTGGCTCTCCATCATGGAACAGGTGCACCAGGCGGGGCTCAAGTCGAACGCCACCATGCTCTATGGGCATCTGGAGAGCGTGGCCGACCGGGTCGACCATATGCGGCAGCTGCGCGAGCTGCAGGATCGAACCGGCGGCTTCCAGGTTTTCATCCCGCTCGCCTTCCAGCCTGAGCATTCGCAGTTGAAGATCGCCGGTTCCGGCACGAGCGGCGTGGACGACCTGCGCACCCTGGCCGTCGCCCGCATCTACCTGGACAACTTCGCCAACGTCAAGGCCTACTGGGTGATGCTGGGGGAGAAGATAGCCCAGGTATCGCTATCCTTCGGCGTCAACGACCTGGACGGTACCGTGGTCGAGGAGCGGATCGGGCACGAGGCGGGAGCGGACACCCCGCAGACCATGAGCCGCGACAACATCGTCACCATGATCAGGAAGGCCGGGCGCATCCCGGTGGAGCGGGACACCCTCTACCAGGAACTGCGCGTCTATTGAGAAGGGGACCGCGCCTGCGTCGGACCATTGCAATGAAGCCTGCGAAACCACGGAAGTAAGCCAATGTCGAAAATGTTCCACGCCATAATTGAAAAAGTCGCCGCAGGTGCGGCCATAACCTCAGAAGAAGCGCTCTGGTGCCTCACCGAAGGGGAGCTCCTCGCCGTGGGGCGTTTAGCCGACTCGATCCGTCGCGCCATGCACCCGGACGGCTGCGTCAGCTTCGTCGTCGACCGCAACGTCAACTACACCAACGTCTGCGAATCCAGGTGCAAGTTCTGCGCGTTCTACCGTGATGCCGATGCGGCGGACGCCTACCTCCTGGATACCGAAGCCATCATGGCGAAGATCGGGGAACTGGTAGCCCAGGGAGGAACCCAGCTCCTGATGCAGGGGGGGCTCCACCCCTCGCTCGACATCGTCTGGTTCGAGGAGCTCTTCAGGGAGATCAAGCGCCGCTTTCCCGGCGTGCAAAACCACTCGCTCTCCCCGGCCGAGGTGACCCAGGTGGCGAAGCTCTCCGGGCTTGGCATCGGTGAAACGCTTACGCGGCTGAAGCGGGCCGGGCTGGACTCCATTCCCGGAGGGGGGGCCGAGATTCTGGTCGACAGTGTCCGCGCCGAGATCTCACCGAAGAAGATCGGCTGGCAGGGATGGGCGCAGGTCATGCGCGAGGCGGCGCGGTTAGGGATGCCCACCACGGCGACCATGATGTTCGGCAGCCGCGAGCGCGCCGAAGACATCGTCGAGCACCTGTTCCGGGTGCGCGCCCTGCAGGACGAGGGAGGTAGCTTCACCGCCTTCATCCCCTGGACCTATCAGCCGGGGAACACCGAGCTCGGGGGGGAGGGTGCCAGCGGCGTCGAGTACCTGAAGGTGCTGGCCCTGTCGCGCATCGTGCTCAGGAACGTGCCGAACGTGCAGGCGAGCTGGGTGACCCAGGGTGCCAAGATGGCGCAGGTGGCGCTTTTCTTCGGCGCCAACGACCTGGGCGGAACCATGCTGGAGGAGAACGTGGTGGCGGCCGCAGGCTGCCGCTTCCGTATGTCGCGCGAGGAGATGATCACGCTGATCCGCGGCGCCGGGTTCACCCCGGTCCGGCGCACCACCCTGTACCAGGAATTGGAGCGCTACTGACCGCCGCTCGGTGGCTCTATCGCCTCTTCGTTGTCAATTGTCAATTGTCCATTGTCAATTGCCTTTGCCTCTTGTTATATTCACCTGATCTTTTGCCCTGAAAGGAGTTGCCATGATCGCCCTGCGGGAAAACATCGCAGAAATGGCAGGCTATGTCCCCGGTTTCCAGCCGCTCGATGTGGATTCGTACATCAAGCTGAACACCAACGAGAATCCTTATCCCCCCTCACCGAAGGTGTTGGAGGCGATCGCCAAGGAGGCCGGAGAGGGCCTGCGCCGGTACCCCGACGCCGCGAGCCGCCTGGCGCGGGAGGAGGCGGCGAAGGTGTACGGCTTCGATCCCTCCTGGATCATCATGGCCAACGGCTCGGACGAGGTCCTCAACAACCTGATCCGCGCCTGTGCCGGCGAAGGGGAGGAAATCGCCTTCATAAACCCCTCCTACTCGTACTACGGCACCCTCGCGGAAGTTCAGGGCGCGCGCGTCAGGACCTTCGGGCTTTCCGAGAGCTTTGAGCCGGAAGGGATCCCGGAGCATTACGACGGCAAGCTCTTCTTTCTGACCAACCCCAATGCACCGCTTGGTTTCACCTACAGCCAGCGCTACATCGCTGACCTGGCGGGGCGCCTCTCCGGGGTGCTGGTGGTGGACGAGGCGTACGTGGATTTCGCCGAAGAGACTTCGCTGGAACTGGTGCGCAGCTTCGACAACGTCGTGGTGACCCGCACCTTCTCCAAGAGCTATTCCCTGGCCGGCATGCGGCTTGGTCTCGCGATCGCCCGCCCGGAGATCATCGCGGCGCTGAACAAGATTCGCGACCACTACAACCTGGACCGCCTGGCGCAGGCCGCTGCCGCCGCGGCGCTCGCGGACCAGCCGTATTTCCAGGAGTGCGTAAGGAAGATCAAGGAGACCCGCGCCTGGTTCACGGCGGAACTGCAGCAGCTGGGGTATCAGGTGATACCTTCCAGCGGCAATTTCGTCTTTGCCAGCCCGCCCGACCGAGACGGTACCCGTATCTACCAGGGGCTTTACGACAGGAAGATCCTGGTGCGCCACTTCACCGACCCGAAGCTGGCCCACGGTCTCAGGATCAGTATCGGCTCCAGGGAGGAGATGGAGCAGACTGTCAAGGCGCTACGCGAACTGGGTCCCGGGCGGTAGCAAAGAGCGTTCTGTCTGTGCAGGGAAGAAAATTTTACTCTGAACGGCACCTTGGACTTGTACTGAAAGTGAAAAGGTTGTAATCTTTGCGGCTGGGCGCTGTCATGGTGACAGTAAGCCTTGACCTCATCGATAACCACGAAAGCATATAATAGATGCAGAAACGGATGGGAACTTTTGCAGAAGAAAAATAATGTGACAAACCCCGCAGCGGCACATCTGGTCACCGATCAAAAGACTTTAGACGAACTCGTTGAGCGGCTCTCCCGGGAGTCGGTCCTTGCCTTTGACTTGGAGGCGGACTCACTCCATCACTATACAGAGAAGGTCTGCCTGATCCAGGTCTCCTCCACATCGGAAGACCGCCTGATCGACCCGCTCGCCCCCATCGACGTCAAGGTACTGGCGCCCATTTTCGCCAACCCGGCGATCAAAAAGATCTTCCACGGCGCGGATTACGACATGCGCTCGCTCTACCGGGACTTCGGCATCGAGGTGGTGAACCTGTTCGACACCATGATCGCCAGCCAGTTCCTGGGAGAGAGCGAGTTCGGCCTGGCGGCGCTTCTGAAGAAGAGGTTCGGCGTCGAGCTGGACAAGCGCTACCAGAAGGCCGACTGGAGCAAGCGTCCCTTCTCCCAGGAGATGCTGGATTACGCCATGAAGGACACTTCCCTCCTGATCGAGCTCTACCGCCAGCTGGAGGCGGAGCTGAAGCAGAAAGGGAGGCTCGCCTGGGTTGAGGAGGAGTCGGAGTTGGTGGCAGGGGTGCGTTCCCCTTCCCGCGAGGGGGAGCTGATGTGCCTGCGCTTCAAGGGGGCCAGCAAGATGAAGCCGCGCGAGCTCGCCGTGCTGGAAGAGCTGCTGCGCTTTCGTGACGAGAAGGCACGCCTGGCGGACGTTCCCCCCTTCAGGATCCTCAGCAACGACCTGTTGCGGGAGCTGGCAGAGAAACAGCCTAGGAACAACTTCGAGCTGGTCGGCATCCACACCATGTCTTCTAAGCTGATCGAGCGGCTGGGGCGCGGGCTGCTGCAGGCCGTAGCCAACGGGCTGGCGGTCCCTCAGGACAAGTTGCCGCAAGTGCATTCCGGACGCCGTCCGGTTCTGGACCGGCTGCAGGACGAAAGGGTGAAGCGCCTCAAGGTCTGGCGCGAGGCGAAGTCGGCGCAGCTGGGTCTCGGTATCGGGCTCGTCGCCAACAACACGCTCCTGGAGGCGCTGGCGGAGCCGGGCTCCCAGAACATAACTCTCTTGAAGCGTTGGCAGCGCGAGGCATTCGGGGACGAGCTGGCGTCGCTCATCTCCTGACGTCGACGCTGGAGAAACGTACCGGGCGGACTCCCATTAAGGGGTCCGCTTTTTTTCGTCTTTAGATTAGAGCGCCTTGTCGTGGTCGCTACTGTTGTGTATAAAAAAGGGGGACAGGCTACTTTTTCAAAGGAAAAAGTAGCCTGTCCCCTTTTCTGTGACGCCGGACGGAGGCGGGAGATGACCCTTTACGTCGGAACCAGCGGTTACTCGTACCACGAATGGAAGGGGATCTTCTATCCCGCGGACCTCCCGGACCGGCAGATGCTGCACTATTACGGCGGGGTGTTCCTAAGCGTCGAGATCAATAACACCTTCCACCGGATGCCGACCCCAGCCCTCTTGGAATCGTGGTCGCAGGAGGTTCCGGCAGGCTTCAAGTTCGCGCTCAAGGCGCCGCAGCGCATCACGCATTTTCAGCGGCTTAAGGGTGTGGACGATGCGGTGTCGTATCTGTTCGACGTGGCGGGAGGGCTCGGAGATAGACTGGGGCCGGTGCTCTTCCAGCTCCCGCCGAGCCTGAAGAAGGACCTCCCCTTGCTGCGCGACTTCCTGGCGCTTTTGCCTCCTGCCGCCCGCGCCTCGATCCAGTTCCGGCATCGCACCTGGATGGACGACGAGGTGTTCGAGCTTTTGCGGCGCAACGACGCGGCCCTTTGCCTCGCCGACCTGGAGGACGATGTAGAGACCCCGGCGGTGGCGACGGCGACCTGGGGGTACTTGAGGCTCAGGCGCCAGGAATACGGGGAGGCGGAGTTGAAGCGGTGGGTAGACCTGGTGGCGAGGCAGAACTGGCGGGACGCCTTCGTCTTCTTCAAGCACGAGGAGTCGGCGCGGGGGCCGCTCCTGGCGCGGAATTTTCTGGAAGTAGCAGGGGGCGGACGGGGAAAAGATCAGGGAGCCGGGAAGAGCCGGCCCCGGTGAGAAAGTGTTTTCGACGGCTCAGGCAGGCAAAACGGGAGGGGATATGAACATAGCAACCATTTGGGGCATCGCCAAGGTAGCGGCGACGAGGATTCCCTGGGGGCGGGTGATGGAGAACATTCCGGCGGTGGTGGATCTGGCCGAACGGGCCAAGGGACGCTTTCGGGGGCACGGTGGGGGCGACATCGAGGCGAAGCTCAGGCACCTGCAGGAGGAAAACCGCAAGCTGGAGCAGGCCCTGTTGGAGACCTCGGGGCACCTGCAGCAGACCATCAGGACTCTGAAGGTTGTGGTCGCCAGGCAGAAAATGATGATGACCGCGACGGCTGTGTCGCTTTTGACCGCCATCGCGGCGCTGGTGGTGGCGCTGCGCTGAAGCCTGGCTACCCCATGTCCCCCCAGTGAAACTGCAGGATGGACAGCATGGCGAGCCCGGCGGTCTCGGTGCGCAGGATCCTCTTTCCCAGTGTGACCGGGGTGAACCCTGCCGCCAGCGCCTGCCGCACCTCCTCGGGGGCCAATCCCCCTTCCGGTCCCACCACGACCGCCACGCTCTCCGGTGCCTCGAAAGCGCCGAAGCAGCCGTGCAGGGTCGTCTTCTCTTCCCCCTCGTAAAGAAGCAGCTTTACCTCATGGTGTGAATCAGCCAGGACATCGGCGAGGGTCCCTCCCAGGGCCACCTTCGGCGCAGAACGCCGCCCGGACTGCCGGGCGGCCTCCCGCACTATCTTTTCGTAACGGGCGAGCCGGGTGGCGCTTCGATCCCCGCGCAGCTTCACCACTGAGCGTGCCGCGTCAAAGGCGACCACTTCGGCGACCCCGAGCTCGGTGCATTTCTGCAGGATCAGGTCGAGCTTCTCCCCCTTGGGCATCCCCTGCAGGAGCGTGATGCGCAGCCCCGGTTCCTCGGCGGCAGGAGCGGCGCTGGCGCTGATGCGCACCGTGAGGCTTTTCGCCCCCACCTCCTCGACGGTTCCCCGGTGACGGGAGTCGCCGTCCTCGATGAGCTCCACCTCGCTCCCTTGTTTAATGCGCAGCACGCGCGCCATGTGGCGGTAAAGCTCTCCGGTGATGGTCACGCTGTCGCCGCAGATGGCGTTGTCGCCGAGAAAGAAACTGCGCATGGTCTACAGGGGTTTCCTGAAGCTGAGGCAGGACCACTCGAGCTCCTTCGGGTTTTCCACCAGCTCCAGCGAATTGAACGCCGCGCAGACGAAGGCTTCTTTTTCGGTGAGGATGCCGGAGAGTATGAGCCATCCTCCAGGTGCCACGCGGGCGGTGAGTTCGTCGGCAAGACGCACCAGTTCCTCGGCGAGGATGTTGGCGACCACGACCCGGAATCCTCCCGGGAGCTGCTCCAGGCTGGTGGTGGAGGCGGCGACCAGGTCGGCCACGCCGTTCAACTCAAGGTTCTCCATCGTGACACGCACCGCTTCGGGGTCGATGTCTACCGCGACGATCTCTTTCGCACCCAGTAGCGCGGCCGCGATGCTGAGGACGCCGGAGCCGGTGCCGACGTCGAGGACGGGGCTTGGGAGCTTACCGCCGCTAGCGTCGAAGCAGATCCGCTCCAGTGCTTCCAGGCACATCTTGGTGGTTGGGTGGGCGCCGGTCCCGAAGGCCATGCCGGGATCGATCTGGATCACCAGGTCGCCCTCAAGTTTCAGGTATTCCTCCCAGGTCGGCTTGATCACCAGCCTCTGGCCGATGCGCACCGGCTTGAAGTGGACCTTCCAGTTGTTGGCCCAGTCCTCGTTCCTGATCACCGTCACCACTGGAGGGGCATAGACGTACCCGGGGAAAGAGGGGCCGGTCTGGGCCAGGAACTGCTCTATGCGGATGCGCATCTCTTCCAGCGAGTCGTCGAGCGGGAGGTAGCCCTTAACGCTTTTCAGGGGGGTATCCTCAAGGGTGTCGAGGGAGAAGGTGTCCAGGTGCAGGTTGTCGATACCGACCCCGTTACCGGTCAACTCCACCAGGAAGTCGGCCAGGG
Proteins encoded in this region:
- the mqnC gene encoding cyclic dehypoxanthinyl futalosine synthase — encoded protein: MSKMFHAIIEKVAAGAAITSEEALWCLTEGELLAVGRLADSIRRAMHPDGCVSFVVDRNVNYTNVCESRCKFCAFYRDADAADAYLLDTEAIMAKIGELVAQGGTQLLMQGGLHPSLDIVWFEELFREIKRRFPGVQNHSLSPAEVTQVAKLSGLGIGETLTRLKRAGLDSIPGGGAEILVDSVRAEISPKKIGWQGWAQVMREAARLGMPTTATMMFGSRERAEDIVEHLFRVRALQDEGGSFTAFIPWTYQPGNTELGGEGASGVEYLKVLALSRIVLRNVPNVQASWVTQGAKMAQVALFFGANDLGGTMLEENVVAAAGCRFRMSREEMITLIRGAGFTPVRRTTLYQELERY
- a CDS encoding DUF72 domain-containing protein — its product is MTLYVGTSGYSYHEWKGIFYPADLPDRQMLHYYGGVFLSVEINNTFHRMPTPALLESWSQEVPAGFKFALKAPQRITHFQRLKGVDDAVSYLFDVAGGLGDRLGPVLFQLPPSLKKDLPLLRDFLALLPPAARASIQFRHRTWMDDEVFELLRRNDAALCLADLEDDVETPAVATATWGYLRLRRQEYGEAELKRWVDLVARQNWRDAFVFFKHEESARGPLLARNFLEVAGGGRGKDQGAGKSRPR
- the mqnE gene encoding aminofutalosine synthase MqnE, which gives rise to MTFATIAEKVRAGGRITEPEALVLFEHPDLLALGELAQSVNERRNGKRVFFNVNRHINHTNICVNRCRFCAFFRKAGDPGAYLMTLDEVRGRAEEAVKEGATEIHVVGGLHPELPFEFYLELLATVKAVSPALHVKAFTAVEIAYLAKLSGLGIPATLEKLKEAGLGSLPGGGAEIFAPEIRNQLCPEKISGAAWLSIMEQVHQAGLKSNATMLYGHLESVADRVDHMRQLRELQDRTGGFQVFIPLAFQPEHSQLKIAGSGTSGVDDLRTLAVARIYLDNFANVKAYWVMLGEKIAQVSLSFGVNDLDGTVVEERIGHEAGADTPQTMSRDNIVTMIRKAGRIPVERDTLYQELRVY
- the prmA gene encoding 50S ribosomal protein L11 methyltransferase; translated protein: MTTDWAEIACEVPAEMVDSLADFLVELTGNGVGIDNLHLDTFSLDTLEDTPLKSVKGYLPLDDSLEEMRIRIEQFLAQTGPSFPGYVYAPPVVTVIRNEDWANNWKVHFKPVRIGQRLVIKPTWEEYLKLEGDLVIQIDPGMAFGTGAHPTTKMCLEALERICFDASGGKLPSPVLDVGTGSGVLSIAAALLGAKEIVAVDIDPEAVRVTMENLELNGVADLVAASTTSLEQLPGGFRVVVANILAEELVRLADELTARVAPGGWLILSGILTEKEAFVCAAFNSLELVENPKELEWSCLSFRKPL
- a CDS encoding 16S rRNA (uracil(1498)-N(3))-methyltransferase — its product is MRSFFLGDNAICGDSVTITGELYRHMARVLRIKQGSEVELIEDGDSRHRGTVEEVGAKSLTVRISASAAPAAEEPGLRITLLQGMPKGEKLDLILQKCTELGVAEVVAFDAARSVVKLRGDRSATRLARYEKIVREAARQSGRRSAPKVALGGTLADVLADSHHEVKLLLYEGEEKTTLHGCFGAFEAPESVAVVVGPEGGLAPEEVRQALAAGFTPVTLGKRILRTETAGLAMLSILQFHWGDMG
- a CDS encoding ribonuclease D, which produces MQKKNNVTNPAAAHLVTDQKTLDELVERLSRESVLAFDLEADSLHHYTEKVCLIQVSSTSEDRLIDPLAPIDVKVLAPIFANPAIKKIFHGADYDMRSLYRDFGIEVVNLFDTMIASQFLGESEFGLAALLKKRFGVELDKRYQKADWSKRPFSQEMLDYAMKDTSLLIELYRQLEAELKQKGRLAWVEEESELVAGVRSPSREGELMCLRFKGASKMKPRELAVLEELLRFRDEKARLADVPPFRILSNDLLRELAEKQPRNNFELVGIHTMSSKLIERLGRGLLQAVANGLAVPQDKLPQVHSGRRPVLDRLQDERVKRLKVWREAKSAQLGLGIGLVANNTLLEALAEPGSQNITLLKRWQREAFGDELASLIS
- the hisC gene encoding histidinol-phosphate transaminase → MIALRENIAEMAGYVPGFQPLDVDSYIKLNTNENPYPPSPKVLEAIAKEAGEGLRRYPDAASRLAREEAAKVYGFDPSWIIMANGSDEVLNNLIRACAGEGEEIAFINPSYSYYGTLAEVQGARVRTFGLSESFEPEGIPEHYDGKLFFLTNPNAPLGFTYSQRYIADLAGRLSGVLVVDEAYVDFAEETSLELVRSFDNVVVTRTFSKSYSLAGMRLGLAIARPEIIAALNKIRDHYNLDRLAQAAAAAALADQPYFQECVRKIKETRAWFTAELQQLGYQVIPSSGNFVFASPPDRDGTRIYQGLYDRKILVRHFTDPKLAHGLRISIGSREEMEQTVKALRELGPGR